The following are from one region of the Arcobacter defluvii genome:
- the feoB gene encoding ferrous iron transport protein B, with product MKNIKTVLAGQPNCGKSTIFNLVSGIEQHIANYPGVTVDKKTGFFKYEEYKVQMVDLPGTYSFSSYSLEERVAKEFILNENPDIIINVVDASNLKRNLYLTFQLLEMGLPVVIVLNMMDVASRRGIKIDSKKISLMLGCPVVEASGAKGIGSEEIMKTIINLHENKTNFEEFKINYEELESFILDIENEIKNSTSYLSKRWLAIKALEGDSTVIEYLKKDFLKIEEKLEKDNQLFETKYNKNIITFLATFRYDSAEIIYQKNVIEEKKNKETLTDKADKIILNRFLALPILFALMFLVYEISIVYGYKLTDYTWPILASIKNFVIDIMPNANFTDVPMITDFAIWMVNSANALLNYIPIFFILFALIAIMEDVGYMPRMAFILDRVFRKFGLHGQSTLPLVLGGAMVGGCAVPAVMSTKGIADERARMATILTVPYMNCLAKVPFYTLLLGAFFKPDMALMMFYISTITIFSALIVAKILTSTVLKNRETAPFVMELPPYHLPTLKGIIIRSSQRVWLYIKKVVTIVLAVAIVLFALLQFPGLTEESKTKFENMSNDALVNFDSKIKDSIYYEHINSKEKVSELLNYYDNYRTKKMANSSSSVDEKFKKENALYYKLIRPLKDVEAKKINIALRELSNDRKSILREIKNEKVENSLLGMAGRSIEPLTQFAGFDWKINVAFLSSFAARESAVATLGSLYENNKADNLRAEEAMALNSGYTPLHATAIIIFMLLTPPCIATMIVVKMQTNSFKWMLFAIFFPVTLGILIASIVFTLGNIYTLSGFEAMSYYYFIVLTITLVLGLYPNKSINWKGGLKNS from the coding sequence ATGAAAAATATAAAAACAGTATTAGCAGGACAACCAAACTGTGGAAAATCTACAATATTTAATCTAGTAAGTGGAATAGAACAACATATTGCAAATTATCCTGGCGTTACAGTTGATAAAAAAACAGGTTTTTTTAAATATGAAGAGTACAAAGTACAAATGGTTGATTTACCAGGAACTTACTCTTTTAGTTCTTATTCATTAGAAGAAAGAGTTGCAAAAGAGTTTATTTTAAATGAAAATCCAGACATCATAATAAATGTTGTTGATGCTTCAAATTTAAAAAGAAATCTATATCTAACTTTTCAACTTTTAGAAATGGGACTTCCTGTTGTTATAGTTTTAAATATGATGGATGTTGCTTCAAGAAGAGGAATAAAAATAGATAGCAAAAAAATCTCTTTAATGCTTGGATGTCCAGTTGTTGAAGCAAGTGGAGCAAAAGGTATTGGTAGTGAAGAGATTATGAAAACTATTATAAATCTACATGAAAATAAAACAAATTTTGAAGAGTTTAAAATAAATTATGAAGAGTTAGAAAGTTTTATTTTAGATATAGAAAATGAAATCAAAAATTCCACTTCATATTTATCAAAAAGATGGCTTGCAATAAAAGCTTTAGAAGGTGATTCAACAGTTATTGAATATCTAAAAAAAGATTTTTTAAAGATTGAAGAAAAACTGGAAAAGGATAATCAACTTTTTGAAACAAAATATAATAAAAACATCATTACTTTTCTCGCAACATTTAGATATGACAGTGCAGAAATAATTTATCAAAAAAATGTTATTGAAGAGAAGAAAAATAAAGAAACACTAACAGATAAAGCAGACAAAATCATTTTAAATAGATTTTTGGCTTTACCTATTTTATTTGCTTTGATGTTTTTGGTTTATGAAATATCTATTGTCTATGGCTATAAACTCACAGATTATACTTGGCCTATTTTAGCAAGTATTAAAAATTTTGTGATTGATATTATGCCTAATGCAAATTTTACAGATGTTCCAATGATAACTGATTTTGCTATTTGGATGGTAAATAGTGCAAATGCTTTACTAAATTATATTCCAATATTTTTTATTTTATTTGCCTTAATTGCTATCATGGAAGATGTTGGATATATGCCAAGAATGGCATTTATTCTTGATAGAGTATTTAGAAAATTTGGTCTTCATGGACAATCTACTCTTCCACTTGTACTTGGCGGTGCGATGGTTGGAGGTTGTGCAGTTCCTGCTGTTATGTCAACAAAAGGAATTGCAGATGAAAGAGCTAGAATGGCTACAATTTTAACAGTTCCTTATATGAATTGTTTAGCAAAAGTTCCATTTTACACCCTACTTTTAGGAGCATTTTTTAAACCTGATATGGCTTTGATGATGTTTTATATTTCTACAATAACAATTTTTTCAGCATTAATAGTTGCAAAAATTTTAACTAGCACTGTTTTAAAAAATAGAGAAACAGCTCCTTTTGTTATGGAATTACCACCTTATCATTTACCAACTCTAAAAGGTATTATTATTCGTTCTTCTCAAAGAGTTTGGTTATATATCAAAAAAGTTGTAACGATTGTTTTAGCTGTTGCAATTGTACTTTTCGCCCTACTTCAATTTCCAGGATTAACAGAAGAATCTAAAACTAAATTTGAAAATATGTCAAATGATGCTTTAGTAAATTTTGATTCAAAAATAAAAGACTCAATATATTATGAACATATAAATTCAAAAGAAAAAGTATCTGAGCTTTTAAACTATTATGATAATTATAGAACTAAAAAAATGGCAAATTCATCAAGTAGCGTTGATGAAAAATTCAAAAAAGAAAATGCCTTATATTATAAATTAATAAGACCTTTAAAAGATGTTGAAGCAAAAAAAATCAACATTGCTTTAAGAGAGTTATCAAATGATAGAAAATCTATTTTAAGAGAAATAAAAAATGAAAAAGTTGAAAATTCACTTCTTGGAATGGCTGGACGTTCTATAGAACCTCTCACTCAATTTGCAGGATTTGATTGGAAAATCAATGTTGCATTTTTAAGTTCATTTGCAGCAAGAGAAAGTGCTGTTGCAACGCTGGGTTCTTTATATGAAAACAATAAAGCAGATAATCTAAGAGCTGAAGAAGCGATGGCACTTAACAGTGGATATACTCCACTTCATGCTACTGCAATTATAATTTTTATGCTTTTAACTCCTCCTTGCATAGCAACAATGATAGTTGTAAAAATGCAAACAAATAGTTTCAAATGGATGTTATTTGCAATATTTTTTCCTGTAACTTTAGGAATATTGATAGCTTCAATTGTGTTTACTTTAGGAAATATTTATACGTTGAGTGGCTTTGAAGCCATGAGTTATTACTACTTTATAGTTTTAACAATTACCCTAGTATTAGGACTGTATCCCAATAAATCAATCAATTGGAAAGGAGGATTAAAAAACTCTTAA
- a CDS encoding FeoA family protein, with protein MGLDEVKKGNKVKVLRLNAKGKLLYKLLDMGFVKGAFIEIIREAPLYDPMELKIHNYNLTLRKSEAKLIEIEII; from the coding sequence ATGGGATTGGATGAAGTAAAAAAAGGAAATAAAGTAAAAGTTTTAAGATTAAACGCTAAAGGAAAACTACTTTATAAATTACTTGATATGGGATTTGTAAAGGGAGCATTTATTGAAATAATAAGAGAAGCACCTTTATATGATCCAATGGAGTTAAAAATACATAATTACAATTTAACTCTTAGAAAAAGTGAAGCAAAATTAATAGAAATTGAAATAATATGA
- a CDS encoding FeoB-associated Cys-rich membrane protein → MENLFLLIITLAALFYLYKKVFRNNSCNCGKDSCKSNEK, encoded by the coding sequence ATGGAAAATCTCTTTTTATTAATTATTACACTAGCAGCACTTTTTTATCTTTATAAAAAAGTTTTTAGAAACAATAGTTGTAACTGTGGAAAAGACTCTTGCAAATCAAATGAGAAATAA
- a CDS encoding TonB-dependent receptor domain-containing protein, which produces MRNYIVSKKHKTTNYLGASVVSATVLLTAPIMLNAEATLLDKVDVVSTASGYEQNIQDAAATISVITAEEIEKKSYTDVTDVLKNVPGVFVNGGGSNQSISIRGMGADYTLFLIDGKPMQGNDAFNPNGSFGGAQINFLPPLEAIERIEVVRGPASSLYGSDAMGGVINIITKKHQNKVTASIKAEYIKADSSNKVNNDSRNTNIFVNVPVVKDLLSVQLTAGLLDTDESDFNAGGSTKSAGSDPDFKRENFGTKAILTPNEDNTITAEYNYSTQERTTTPGKSISTTSTGEATKLIKYNYNLTHQFKEAKFLLDSYLNYDNANNPSRTNSSTGNGIKFDTITANSQGTYFFDTNSLTVGANYKKEKLEDGATSSLNNSIVEMQRYQWALFAEDTWNVTDDLALTLSGRYDYNEIFGSEFSPKIYAVYSLTDNLNLKGGVTSGYKAPSLRQAAPDFAGVSRGGVMIGNPDLTPETSVNYEAGVSYDNPDIGLDGSLVVFKTDFKDKITRTGRICQPNTACTYKGTIYDAHQYGYTAYENVDKAEIKGIELTTDYYILDNLKYRHSYTYTHSEQKSGANQGNPLNDISKHMFNAGLDWDVTSKVLLWTQVNYRGKTAGSSSNASDKNPAYTYVDLGSVYNYDKKISFTAGVYNVANKEVTSEDGFDYILDGRRFSLAMNVKF; this is translated from the coding sequence TTGAGAAATTACATCGTAAGTAAAAAACACAAAACTACAAATTATTTAGGTGCATCAGTTGTATCAGCAACAGTGTTATTAACTGCACCAATTATGTTAAATGCAGAAGCAACTTTATTGGATAAAGTTGATGTTGTAAGTACTGCTTCTGGATATGAGCAAAATATTCAAGATGCTGCTGCAACTATTTCAGTTATTACAGCAGAAGAAATAGAAAAAAAATCTTATACCGATGTTACAGATGTTCTTAAAAATGTACCAGGTGTATTTGTAAATGGTGGAGGAAGTAATCAATCAATTTCTATAAGAGGTATGGGTGCTGATTATACTTTATTCTTAATCGATGGTAAACCAATGCAAGGAAATGATGCTTTTAATCCAAATGGAAGTTTTGGTGGAGCTCAAATCAATTTTTTACCGCCATTAGAAGCAATTGAAAGAATAGAAGTAGTTAGGGGTCCTGCTTCTTCTTTATATGGTTCAGATGCAATGGGTGGAGTTATAAATATTATTACAAAAAAACATCAAAATAAAGTAACCGCAAGTATAAAAGCGGAATATATTAAAGCGGATTCTTCAAATAAAGTAAATAATGATTCAAGAAATACAAATATATTTGTAAATGTACCTGTTGTAAAAGATTTATTATCAGTTCAATTAACAGCAGGACTTTTAGATACAGATGAAAGTGATTTTAATGCAGGTGGTTCAACAAAAAGTGCAGGGAGTGATCCTGATTTTAAAAGAGAAAATTTTGGTACAAAAGCAATCTTAACTCCAAATGAAGATAATACAATTACAGCTGAGTATAATTATAGTACGCAAGAAAGAACAACAACTCCTGGAAAAAGTATTTCAACAACTTCTACAGGTGAAGCAACTAAATTAATAAAATATAACTATAATTTGACTCATCAATTTAAAGAAGCTAAATTTTTACTAGATTCATATTTGAATTATGATAATGCAAATAATCCTTCAAGAACAAATTCATCAACAGGTAATGGTATAAAATTTGATACAATCACTGCAAATTCGCAAGGAACATATTTTTTTGATACAAATTCTTTAACAGTTGGAGCGAACTACAAAAAAGAAAAGCTTGAAGATGGAGCAACAAGTTCTTTAAATAATAGTATTGTAGAGATGCAAAGATACCAATGGGCACTTTTTGCAGAAGATACTTGGAATGTAACTGATGATTTAGCGTTAACTTTAAGTGGAAGATATGATTATAATGAAATTTTTGGAAGTGAATTTAGTCCAAAAATTTATGCTGTTTATAGTTTAACAGATAATTTAAATTTAAAAGGTGGTGTAACAAGTGGATATAAAGCACCATCATTAAGACAAGCAGCACCTGATTTTGCAGGAGTTTCAAGAGGTGGAGTTATGATTGGAAATCCAGATTTAACTCCTGAAACAAGTGTAAATTATGAGGCTGGAGTTTCTTATGATAATCCAGATATTGGTTTAGATGGAAGTTTAGTTGTATTTAAAACAGATTTTAAAGATAAAATTACAAGAACAGGAAGAATTTGTCAACCTAATACAGCTTGTACTTATAAAGGAACAATTTATGATGCTCATCAATATGGATATACAGCTTATGAAAATGTAGATAAAGCAGAAATCAAAGGTATAGAACTTACAACTGATTATTATATTTTAGATAATTTAAAATATAGACACTCTTATACATATACACATAGTGAACAAAAATCAGGAGCAAATCAAGGTAATCCTTTAAATGATATCTCAAAACATATGTTTAATGCTGGACTTGATTGGGACGTAACATCTAAAGTTTTATTATGGACACAAGTAAATTATAGAGGTAAAACAGCAGGTTCAAGTAGTAATGCAAGTGATAAAAATCCTGCTTATACATATGTAGATTTGGGTTCAGTATATAATTATGATAAAAAAATAAGTTTCACTGCTGGTGTTTATAATGTAGCAAATAAAGAGGTTACAAGTGAAGATGGATTTGATTATATTTTAGATGGAAGAAGATTTAGCCTAGCAATGAATGTTAAATTTTAA
- a CDS encoding alpha/beta hydrolase yields MKNLTKLLFIISFLNLYLFANSEINVQKNISLVGAEQNQEFVISSKFHEQKYLIQVYKPKTKEPKNGYDVVYILDGNATFPYASIMAQVIDNMSYRTKKTPPIIVAIGYASKDLFDIKARSYDYTPPYKGELKILANRGSSEYLQGGAEKFYNFLQNELKPIIEENYPINTKKQTLFGHSYGGLFTLYAFLNHSEDFQNFIAASPSIWWNDFNILKELKNKKFKIKNPKKLYLSVGEIENKGKNPSDIETFASYLKNTQNLEIKILNISNASHIEALFPALNQIFKLE; encoded by the coding sequence ATGAAAAATTTAACAAAGCTATTATTTATCATATCTTTTTTAAATCTTTATTTGTTTGCAAACTCTGAAATAAACGTACAAAAAAATATTTCTTTAGTTGGTGCTGAACAAAATCAAGAATTTGTCATATCTTCAAAATTTCATGAACAAAAATATTTAATACAAGTTTATAAACCTAAAACTAAAGAGCCAAAAAATGGTTATGATGTTGTATATATTTTAGATGGAAATGCAACTTTCCCTTATGCTTCTATTATGGCTCAAGTTATTGATAATATGTCTTATCGTACAAAAAAAACTCCACCTATTATAGTAGCTATTGGCTATGCTTCTAAAGATCTTTTTGATATAAAAGCTAGAAGTTATGATTATACACCACCATATAAAGGTGAGTTAAAGATTTTAGCAAATCGTGGAAGTTCTGAATATTTGCAAGGAGGAGCTGAGAAGTTTTATAACTTTTTACAAAATGAGTTAAAGCCAATAATTGAAGAAAATTATCCAATAAACACAAAAAAACAGACTTTGTTTGGACACTCTTATGGTGGACTTTTTACTCTATATGCTTTTCTAAATCATAGTGAAGATTTTCAAAATTTTATAGCAGCAAGCCCATCTATTTGGTGGAATGATTTTAATATCTTAAAAGAATTAAAAAATAAAAAATTTAAAATAAAAAATCCTAAGAAATTATATTTAAGTGTTGGCGAGATAGAAAATAAAGGAAAAAATCCCAGTGATATTGAAACTTTTGCTTCATATTTAAAAAATACTCAAAATTTAGAAATAAAGATTTTAAATATATCTAATGCTTCTCATATTGAAGCATTATTTCCAGCTTTGAATCAAATTTTTAAATTAGAATAA
- a CDS encoding sensor histidine kinase, whose product MKKIFNFNYYSFSTKIILSLLLFIIIFKLIKITLTTPKIQSNAINREIEYITRALLITKEEIKIIGKSLKMQTDLEINLSKNIIENEIKSLDLKINNLLEKKDLFSLLKKSSISQFCTYNLSLNNNNILNKWEKKEQNFLFNYKLKNSNFILELICSQNSLNPNHMTFELDLKKHLKTKLLIDSELEDTKMAVFWINSNALKTKNNILREENKELRKEKYHISMLSNVKNIPTGNLTLEQILDSKNSGKPITHKIDNKEVLTWILDLNLNPSKNVFLAYSINKSQLENKNNLSEIFLFETLIAIGISFILILFIFKRLLKNINTLTKTAMRVNQGEKNIRSHVKGEDDVGILGQSFDSMLDFFEKSIKTLDKKVEEKTKEISKSLEEKEILLKEIHHRVKNNLALTISLIELQEEEIEDEKTRKVLIDIQERIYTMELLHRKLYESTNLNKIPFKIYVVDLINAISNTYDKNKNVEINFFIEDMDLNIETAMPYGLILNEIITNSFKYAFIDIINPKLDIKISNQNNKKILVEIKDNGKGLKNDFNIISNETLGLRLIDMIVRHQLMGSISYTFDNGAKFTILGEIKE is encoded by the coding sequence TTGAAAAAAATATTTAATTTTAATTATTACTCTTTTTCCACAAAAATTATACTTTCTCTTTTATTATTTATAATAATTTTTAAATTGATAAAAATTACTTTAACTACACCAAAAATACAGAGCAATGCAATAAATAGAGAAATTGAATATATCACAAGAGCTTTACTTATTACAAAAGAAGAGATAAAAATTATTGGTAAGTCTCTTAAGATGCAAACAGATTTAGAAATAAACTTATCAAAAAATATTATTGAAAATGAAATAAAGAGTTTAGATTTAAAAATCAATAATTTATTAGAAAAAAAAGATCTGTTTAGTTTGTTGAAAAAAAGTTCAATTTCACAATTTTGTACTTACAATTTATCTTTAAATAACAATAATATTTTAAATAAATGGGAAAAAAAAGAACAAAATTTTTTATTTAACTACAAATTAAAAAACTCAAATTTTATACTTGAACTCATATGCTCTCAAAATTCTTTAAATCCTAATCATATGACTTTTGAACTGGATTTAAAAAAACATTTAAAAACTAAATTATTAATTGATTCTGAACTTGAAGATACAAAAATGGCTGTTTTTTGGATTAATTCAAATGCTTTAAAAACAAAAAATAATATTTTGAGAGAAGAGAACAAAGAACTTAGAAAAGAGAAATATCATATCAGTATGTTATCAAATGTAAAAAATATTCCTACAGGGAATTTGACTCTTGAACAAATATTAGATTCAAAAAATAGTGGAAAACCTATCACACATAAAATAGATAATAAAGAAGTTTTAACTTGGATTTTAGATTTAAATTTAAATCCTTCGAAAAATGTATTTTTAGCTTATTCAATAAATAAAAGCCAATTAGAAAATAAAAATAACCTTTCAGAAATATTTTTATTTGAAACTCTTATTGCAATTGGAATAAGTTTTATTTTAATTTTATTTATTTTTAAAAGATTATTAAAAAATATAAATACTTTAACAAAAACTGCTATGAGAGTAAATCAAGGAGAAAAAAATATTAGAAGTCATGTAAAAGGTGAAGATGATGTGGGGATTTTAGGTCAATCTTTTGACTCAATGTTAGATTTTTTTGAAAAAAGTATAAAAACATTGGATAAAAAAGTAGAAGAAAAAACAAAAGAGATTTCAAAATCACTTGAAGAAAAAGAGATATTGTTAAAAGAAATTCACCATAGAGTTAAAAATAATCTTGCTTTAACAATAAGTTTAATTGAACTTCAAGAAGAGGAAATTGAAGATGAAAAAACAAGAAAAGTATTGATTGATATACAAGAAAGAATTTATACTATGGAGCTTTTACATAGAAAACTTTATGAATCTACAAATTTAAATAAAATTCCTTTTAAAATTTATGTTGTTGACTTAATAAATGCTATTTCAAACACATATGATAAAAATAAAAATGTAGAAATAAATTTCTTTATAGAAGATATGGATTTAAATATTGAAACAGCTATGCCGTATGGATTGATTTTAAATGAAATAATAACTAACTCTTTTAAATATGCATTTATTGACATAATTAATCCAAAACTTGATATAAAAATTTCTAATCAAAATAATAAAAAAATATTAGTTGAAATAAAAGATAATGGTAAAGGTTTAAAAAATGATTTTAATATAATTTCAAATGAAACATTAGGTTTAAGACTTATAGATATGATTGTAAGACATCAATTAATGGGAAGTATTTCATATACTTTTGACAATGGTGCAAAATTTACAATTTTAGGTGAAATAAAAGAATAA
- a CDS encoding response regulator, whose amino-acid sequence MSNTFFSKKNFDILIVEDEPILAMAMEVKLKKLGFGVSGIATTPDNAILHMQNRHPDLAIVDINLNSTKSGIDVATYIWKNFHIPIIFLTSYYNDKILTQAMEAEPYAYLIKPCRNEELKVAINTSMHKHQFFFKNKNILKPLENKFIYLTKNIKFDLIQQELYVDEKIFNLTKTEKKLFDILTSQEGKVVSFDTIFNFIYREDVYDLSKLRSLIYRLKTKLGFNPFENLYEEGYRIKTFEKNI is encoded by the coding sequence TTGTCTAATACTTTTTTCTCAAAAAAAAATTTTGATATATTAATTGTTGAAGATGAGCCTATTTTAGCTATGGCTATGGAAGTTAAGTTAAAAAAGCTTGGATTTGGAGTAAGTGGAATTGCTACAACTCCTGATAATGCTATTTTACATATGCAAAATAGACATCCTGATTTGGCAATAGTAGATATAAATTTAAATTCAACAAAATCAGGTATAGATGTAGCAACATATATTTGGAAAAATTTTCATATTCCAATTATTTTTTTGACCTCTTACTACAATGACAAAATTTTAACTCAAGCAATGGAAGCTGAACCTTATGCATATTTAATAAAACCTTGTAGAAATGAAGAATTAAAAGTAGCAATAAATACATCCATGCACAAACATCAATTCTTTTTTAAAAACAAAAATATTCTTAAACCCTTAGAAAACAAATTTATTTATTTAACTAAAAATATAAAATTTGATTTAATTCAGCAAGAATTATATGTTGATGAAAAAATTTTCAATTTAACAAAAACAGAAAAAAAGCTTTTTGATATTCTTACTTCACAAGAAGGAAAAGTTGTAAGTTTTGACACAATTTTCAATTTTATTTATAGAGAAGATGTTTATGATTTATCAAAATTACGTTCATTAATATATAGATTAAAAACTAAACTTGGTTTTAATCCATTTGAAAACTTATATGAAGAAGGATACAGGATAAAAACTTTTGAAAAAAATATTTAA
- a CDS encoding TonB-dependent receptor domain-containing protein, protein MKIKIASSVAVLLVTQTLLANETTTLDEVQVVSSASGYEQKITDAPASISVITQEDLQKKPYTNLLDAVKDIEGVDIGESTDKSGQGTVSIRGMGADYTLVLIDGKKQNNNGDIYPNNFGGLQFANIPPVSMVERIEVVRGPMSTLYGADAMGGVINIITKKISNEWTGSINHSRTFQTESYWGDRDTTDFSIMGPLIKDKLGLSLRGSYYDNEESNPEWAKDSFNGKDSSKSNSSFGANGKTMDNQNWTFGAGLTFTPNENHTIKADFDIAKQKYDNTNGSVGTVDSYDTIFSTQRVGYAPIQRMEREQYALNWEANWDLGKSTIGVHHIESSNLGRSLPLNAKQRQYIKDNKSNWANLDAAMQDPYFVALMPRPTRTLESKNTTFNAKYEMPLNNHFVVVGTEYLKAELQDGVFGMSEGKSNLTKEYYQYGFFAEDNWNIIEPLTLTLGARYDKHEDFGSHVSPRAYLTYNVTNNWTLKGGVATGYKTPKTTDLQEGITGFGGQGTSPMIGNPDLKPEESVSYELAAYYEHENKHNFNVTLFQNDFKDKIESGDVIGSIGDEWRALGYDPTMKQNVGKATIKGLEVAGKYFILDNLSIKANWTYMDSEIESDDPSTNGKPLRSSPEQMYNATLDWQATTKFNTYLQYSGEVNRFNSRYKVGNEYKDLYYKDYSIWNLGSSYKVNKNLTFNGRVNNLFDKDFMEYNAVAEGSGRTPYYYEQYSNITAGRNFWISANYTF, encoded by the coding sequence ATGAAAATTAAAATTGCAAGTTCAGTTGCAGTATTGTTGGTTACTCAAACATTATTAGCAAATGAAACTACAACACTAGATGAAGTTCAAGTAGTATCTTCTGCTTCAGGATATGAGCAAAAAATAACAGATGCCCCTGCAAGTATTTCAGTTATAACTCAAGAAGATTTACAAAAAAAACCCTACACAAATCTATTAGATGCTGTAAAAGATATAGAAGGTGTTGATATTGGTGAAAGTACAGATAAATCTGGACAAGGTACGGTAAGTATAAGAGGTATGGGGGCTGATTATACACTTGTTTTAATTGATGGTAAAAAGCAAAATAATAATGGAGATATTTATCCAAATAACTTTGGTGGTTTACAATTTGCAAATATTCCACCAGTGTCTATGGTAGAAAGAATAGAAGTTGTAAGAGGACCAATGTCTACACTTTATGGTGCAGATGCAATGGGTGGTGTAATAAATATTATTACTAAAAAGATATCAAATGAATGGACAGGTTCTATAAATCATAGTAGAACTTTTCAAACAGAAAGTTATTGGGGAGATAGAGATACAACAGATTTCTCTATTATGGGACCTCTTATAAAAGATAAATTGGGCTTAAGTTTAAGAGGAAGTTATTATGATAATGAAGAATCAAATCCAGAATGGGCTAAAGATAGTTTCAATGGAAAAGATTCAAGTAAATCAAATAGTAGTTTTGGTGCAAATGGTAAAACAATGGATAACCAAAATTGGACATTTGGTGCAGGTTTAACTTTCACTCCAAATGAAAATCATACAATCAAAGCTGATTTCGATATAGCTAAACAAAAATATGATAATACAAATGGTAGTGTAGGAACAGTTGATAGCTATGATACTATATTTAGTACTCAAAGAGTTGGATATGCTCCAATTCAAAGAATGGAAAGAGAACAATATGCTTTAAATTGGGAAGCAAACTGGGACTTAGGTAAGAGTACAATAGGCGTTCATCATATAGAATCTTCAAATTTAGGAAGAAGTTTACCTTTAAATGCAAAGCAAAGACAATATATTAAAGATAATAAATCTAATTGGGCAAATTTAGATGCAGCTATGCAAGATCCTTATTTTGTTGCACTTATGCCAAGACCAACTAGAACTTTAGAGTCTAAAAATACAACATTTAATGCAAAATATGAGATGCCATTAAATAACCATTTTGTTGTTGTTGGGACTGAATATCTAAAAGCAGAATTACAAGATGGTGTATTTGGAATGAGTGAAGGAAAGTCAAATCTTACAAAAGAATATTATCAATATGGATTTTTTGCAGAAGATAATTGGAATATTATAGAACCTTTAACTCTTACTCTTGGTGCAAGATATGATAAGCATGAAGATTTTGGAAGTCATGTAAGTCCTAGAGCATATTTAACTTATAATGTAACTAATAATTGGACATTAAAAGGAGGAGTTGCAACTGGATATAAAACTCCTAAAACTACCGATTTACAAGAAGGTATTACAGGATTTGGTGGGCAAGGTACATCTCCTATGATTGGAAATCCAGATTTAAAACCTGAAGAGTCTGTAAGTTATGAATTAGCAGCTTATTATGAACATGAAAATAAACATAATTTTAATGTAACATTATTTCAAAATGATTTTAAAGATAAAATCGAGAGTGGTGATGTTATAGGTTCTATAGGTGATGAATGGCGAGCTTTAGGGTATGACCCTACGATGAAACAAAATGTTGGAAAAGCAACGATTAAAGGTTTAGAAGTTGCAGGAAAATATTTTATTTTAGATAATTTATCTATTAAAGCAAATTGGACATATATGGATTCTGAAATAGAATCAGATGATCCAAGTACAAATGGAAAACCTTTAAGAAGTAGTCCAGAACAAATGTATAATGCCACTTTAGATTGGCAAGCAACAACGAAATTTAATACTTATTTACAATATTCAGGAGAAGTTAACAGATTTAATTCAAGATATAAAGTAGGAAATGAGTATAAAGATTTGTATTATAAAGATTATTCTATTTGGAATTTAGGTTCTTCATATAAAGTTAATAAAAATTTAACTTTTAATGGTAGAGTTAATAATCTATTTGATAAAGATTTTATGGAATATAATGCAGTTGCAGAAGGTTCAGGAAGAACACCTTATTACTATGAACAATATAGTAATATCACTGCTGGTAGAAACTTTTGGATAAGTGCAAATTATACTTTTTAG